From one Chanodichthys erythropterus isolate Z2021 chromosome 3, ASM2448905v1, whole genome shotgun sequence genomic stretch:
- the LOC137003009 gene encoding uncharacterized protein produces MTPESCENQEPAQQGNWVTVRRPSRGKHHSSVPIRTSNRFSPLSDAPTENPVESALVISNSITRHMKIETPASIVTCLPGARAPDIKANLKVLANANRKYSKILIHVCTNDVQLRQSEITKINIKEVCELASTMSETVICSGPLPVRRSDEIVSRLSSLNGWLSKWYPQNNIGFIDNWKSFWGRPDLLKRDGIHLFRDGAALLSSNMAHSLRAEI; encoded by the exons atgaccccggagagctgtgagaaccagg AGCCTGCACAGCAGGGCAATTGGGTAACGGTGAGGCGGCCTAGCCGtggaaaacaccactcttccgttccaataagaacatcaaacaggttctccccactcagtgacgcacccactgagaatcctgttgaaagtgccctagttattaGCAATTCTATTACACGGCacatgaaaatagagacaccagcctccatagtcacatgtttgccgggagccagagcacctgacatcaaagcaaatttaaaagtgctggctaatgctaatcgtaaatactctaaaattCTTATTCACGTCTGCACTAATGATGTTcaacttcgccagtcggagatcactaaaattaacattaaagaggtgtgtgaactcgcaagtacaatgtcagaaacagtaatttgctctggtccccttcctgttcgtcggagtgatgagatagttagtagattatcatcactcaatggctggctgtctaagtggtatccgcagaataatataggtttcatagacaattggaaaagtttttggggcagacctgatctgttgaaaagagatggtattcatctgttccgggatggtgctgctcttctctctagtaatatggcacatagtcttagagctgaaataTGA
- the LOC137003016 gene encoding CD48 antigen-like, with product MDSTDIGKQGVFVADAVKSESVTEGESVSLNSSFTQIHRDEEINWKFGKILIAKLKNNKESKFYDESAEGRLKLDHQTGSLTIINSRTTDSGLYTVFTSRDTINTINLTVYARLPVPVISSNSSLNSSSSSSSCSLVCSAVNVSHVTLSWFKGNSVFSSIRVSDLSSRSDLLLHLECVDDSYSCVLNNPIRNQTQHLNNTQLCHTCAAGTSLMISGVSAHIDLD from the exons atggatagtacggACATTGGAAAGCAGG gtgtgtttgttgctgatgcagtgaagtcagagtcagtgactgagggagaatcagtctctctgaactctagtttcactcaaatacaCAGAGATGAAGAGATCAACTGGAAGTTTGGGAAAATTCTCATAGCTAAATTAAAGAACAACAAAGAGAGCAAGTTTTATGATGAAAGTGCTGAAGGGAGATTGAAACTGGAtcatcagactggatctctgaccatcatcaACAGCAGAACCACAGACTCTGGACTTTATACAGTCTTCACCAGCAGAGACACGATCAACACGATCAATCTCACTGTCTATG ctcgtctgcctgttcctgtcatcagcAGTAACTCTTCACTAaactcttcatcatcatcatcatcatgttcattggtgtgttcagctgtgaatgtgagtcatgtgactctctcctggttcAAAGGAAACAGTGTATTCTCCAGCATCAGagtgtctgatctcagcagcCGGTCTGATCTTCTTCTCCATCTGGAGTGTGTGGATGATtcctacagctgtgtgctgaacaatcccatcagAAACCAGACTCAACACCTCAACAACACTCAGCTCTGTCACACATGTGCTGCAGGTACTTCACTGATGATATCTGGTGTTTCTGCACACATTGATCTGGACTAA
- the LOC137003026 gene encoding CD48 antigen-like: protein MFDTFIFFWLFSWSLTGVFVADAVKSESVTEGESVSLNSSFTQIHTQEEIQWKFGKILIAKLNKNKESKFYDESAEGRLKLDHQTGSLTIINSRTTDSGLYTVFTSRDTINTINLTVYARLPVPFISRDSSQCSSSSSSSNCSLLCSAVNVSHVTLSWFKGNSSFSSINVSDLSISLSLPLEVEYQDKNTYSCVINNPISHQTQHLDITQLCHTCAESIHCCGFTEAVIRLALSALVGVATVAVLVYDIRSRSLQQKKSVQKYPSNSD from the exons atgtttgatacgTTTATTTTCTTCTGGTTGTTCTCCTGGAGTCTGACTG gtgtgtttgttgctgatgcagtgaagtcagagtcagtgactgagggagaatcagtctctctgaactctagtttcactcaaatacacacacaggaAGAGATCCAGTGGAAGTTTGGGAAAATTCTCATagctaaattaaacaaaaacaaagagagCAAGTTTTATGATGAAAGTGCTGAAGGGAGATTGAAACTGGAtcatcagactggatctctgaccatcatcaACAGCAGAACCACAGACTCTGGACTTTATACAGTCTTCACCAGCAGAGACACGATCAACACGATCAATCTCACTGTCTATG ctcgtctgcctgttccttTCATCAGCAGAGACTCTTCACaatgttcttcatcatcatcatcatcaaattgttcattgttgtgttcagctgtgaatgtgagtcatgtgactctctcctggttcAAAGGAAACAGTTCATTCTCCAGCATCAatgtgtctgatctcagcatcagtctctctcttcctctggaggtggaatatcaggataaaaacacctacagctgtgtgaTCAACAATCCCATCAGCCACCAGACTCAACACCTGGACATCACTCAActctgtcacacatgtgcag AAAGTATCCACTGTTGTGGTTTCACTGAAGCTGTGATCCGATTGGCTCTCTCTGCTCtggtgggcgtggctactgtggCTGTTCTGGTTTATGACATCAGATCCAGAAGTCTTCAACAGAAGAAGAGCGTCCAGAAATATCCATCAAACTCTGATTAA
- the LOC137013849 gene encoding putative SCAN domain-containing protein SCAND2P — MQASPAAGKPFADIIASLAVLHQEQHRALMDLRSDQERRFEAIIQGQHEDRERFRSWIDREVPTATSAAAAGPFQLPLQKMGPQDDPEAFLDLFEKAAEVSGGSTAAARPEPPGLQRPQEGHPAAGRPLPEQHRQRFRSLELGEAGRPFVLAQQLRDSCRKWLMADGGDAEQMIDRVVLEQFTTRLPKKTAEWVQCHRPTSLDSAIQLAEDHLVACPGVGESLPSVSLSPSLLPLSLSKPVPLPRSRPPGPPRVPPRGRGGTDSRQFVAPRAPPRGAGLATAGLDPAPASPLSPRQSFGPFSATGAAGRSGPACWRCGDPDHFIDRCPVMEVGTLIRVPDDLQVAPGQAGQYQIP; from the exons ATGCAGGCATCCCCCGCCGCTGGAAAGCCGTTTGCGGACATCATTGcatccctcgcggtcctgcatCAAGAACAACATCGGGCCCTGATGGATCTTCGGAGTGACCAGGAACGCCGCTTCGAGGCGATCATCCAGGGCCAGCACGAGGACCgtgagaggttccggagctggatagaCCGGGAGGTTCCCACGGCGACCAGCGCGGCAGCTGCTGGCCCCTTCCAGCTGCCACTGCAGAAGATGGGCCCGCAAGATGACCCGGAGGCCTTCCTGGACCTGTTCGAAAAGGCTGCTGAGGTCTCAG GTGGCAGCACAGCAGCTGCCCgtccagaacctcctggtcttcaaCGACCTCAAGAGGGCCATCCTGCAGCGGGTCGGCCGCTCCCCGAGCAGCACCGTCAGCGCTTCCGGTCTCTGGAGCTGGGGGAGGCGGGCCGACCCTTCgtgttggcccaacagctccgggactcgtgccgcaaatggctgaTGGCCGACGGAGGCGACGCGGAGCAAATGATCGATCGCGTGGTGCTGGAACAGTTCACCACTCGGCTCCCAAAGAAGaccgccgagtgggtccagtgccaccggcccacgtcgctggattcggccatccaattggcggaggaccacttggtggcgtgcccaggggtcggcgaatccctgccatctgtctctctctctccctctcttcttcccctctctctctctaaacctGTCCCTCTACCTAGGTCCCGTCCGCCCGGCCCGCCTCGTGTTCCGCCCCGAGGGCGGGGTGGAACGGATTCTCGGCAGTTCGTGGCGCCAAGAGCCccgcccaggggggcgggactgGCCACCGCCGGGCTGGACCCCGcgcctgcttctcccctctctccacgccaatcatTCGGCCCGTTCTCcgccactggagcggcgggcaggtctgggccggcctgttggcgttgcggggacccggatcacTTCATAGACCGGTGTCCAGTGATGGAGGTGGGGACattgatccgggtcccggacgacCTGCAGGTCGCCCCCGGTCAGGCTGGTCAGTACCAGATAcca taa